A window of the Lolium perenne isolate Kyuss_39 chromosome 7, Kyuss_2.0, whole genome shotgun sequence genome harbors these coding sequences:
- the LOC127316967 gene encoding alpha-1,3-arabinosyltransferase XAT3, translating to MKTRSSARGEPRRLGNMGLLALMLCSLVALSLIRARFAPIGSTTGAEPVIKAEDPKPAAVVSQAAVATDAGDNDVPDEVAAVAVEESKVEPVEEGKVDEVQPKPEHAAAAIVVDASKPVCYETSRRSDTCEAAGDVRLLGRSQTIYVDTLEHEWKTRPYCRKHDAYALSHVKEWSLKPHPSGSGDGAAPRCTTNSSATAFVLSTGGFTGNPFHDYTDVLIPAFITAHRFGGEVQFLVSSYKSWWMNRYIQIFQQMSRHEVLDIDADDEVRCYPSVVVGPTFHKELGVDASKAPDGVSTADFRKMLRSAFGLERATATPSGDRWDIRRRPRLLIITRRASRGRAFMNERAMADMAGSLGFDVRLGDPEMSSDTSKFARLVNSCDVMVGVHGAGLTNMVFLPAGAVVVQVVPFGRLEWLARNTFAEPSAGMEVHYLEYVVQLDETTLSEQYPSDHPVLKDPMAIHKQGWDALKTTYLDKQNVRPHLGRLKNTFLQALKMLPHGRDD from the exons ATGAAGACCCGGAGCTCTGCGAGGGGCGAGCCGAGGAGGCTCGGGAACATGGGCCTCCTGGCGCTCATGCTCTGCTCCCTCGTCGCGCTCTCGCTCATCAGGGCAAGGTTCGCCCCAATTG GCAGTACCACCGGCGCAGAGCCCGTCATCAAGGCGGAGGATCCGAAGCCGGCGGCGGTGGTGAGCCAGGCGGCCGTCGCCACGGACGCCGGCGACAACGATGTCCCCGATGAGGTTGCCGCAGTGGCTG TGGAGGAAAGCAAGGTGGAGCCGGTGGAGGAAGGCAAGGTGGACGAGGTTCAGCCGAAGCCCGAGCATGCCGCTGCCGCCATCGTCGTCGACGCCAGCAAGCCGGTGTGCTACGAGACGAGCCGGCGCTCCGACACCTGCGAGGCGGCCGGCGACGTGCGGCTGCTGGGGAGGAGCCAGACCATCTACGTGGACACGCTGGAGCATGAGTGGAAGACCCGGCCCTACTGCCGGAAGCACGACGCGTACGCGTTGTCGCACGTCAAGGAGTGGTCTTTGAAGCCCCACCCTTCCGGCTCCGGCGACGGCGCTGCGCCAAGGTGCACGACGAACAGCTCGGCCACGGCGTTCGTGCTCTCGACGGGCGGGTTCACGGGGAACCCGTTCCACGACTACACGGACGTGCTCATCCCGGCGTTCATCACGGCGCACCGCTTCGGCGGGGAGGTGCAGTTCCTGGTGAGCAGCTACAAGTCGTGgtggatgaaccggtacatccaGATCTTCCAGCAGATGAGCCGGCACGAGGTGCTGGacatcgacgccgacgacgaggtgCGGTGCTACCCGAGCGTCGTTGTCGGGCCGACCTTCCACAAGGAGCTGGGCGTGGACGCGTCCAAGGCGCCCGACGGCGTCTCCACGGCGGACTTCCGCAAGATGCTCCGCAGCGCGTTCGGGCTGGAGCGCGCCACGGCGACGCCCAGCGGCGACCGGTGGGACATCCGGCGGCGCCCCCGGCTGCTGATCATCACCCGGCGCGCGTCCCGCGGGCGCGCGTTCATGAACGAGCGCGCCATGGCGGACATGGCGGGGAGCCTGGGGTTCGACGTCCGGCTCGGGGACCCGGAGATGAGCTCGGACACGTCCAAGTTCGCGCGGCTGGTGAACTCGTGCGACGTGATGGTGGGCGTGCACGGCGCCGGGCTGACCAACATGGTGTTTTTGCCGGCGGgggcggtggtggtgcaggtggtgCCGTTCGGGCGGCTGGAGTGGCTGGCGCGCAACACCTTCGCGGAGCCGTCGGCGGGGATGGAGGTGCACTACCTGGAGTACGTGGTGCAGCTGGACGAGACGACGCTGAGCGAGCAGTACCCGAGCGACCACCCGGTGCTCAAGGACCCCATGGCCATCCACAAGCAGGGCTGGGACGCGCTCAAGACCACATACCTCGACAAGCAGAACGTCAGGCCGCACCTCGGACGCCTCAAGAACACATTCCTCCAGGCGCTCAAGATGCTGCCGCACGGCCGGGACGACTAG